Proteins from one Pseudomonas bijieensis genomic window:
- a CDS encoding NAD(P)/FAD-dependent oxidoreductase, producing MATARLNTHRVVIVGAGPAGVRCAQTLVAAGFKPILIDENRRDGGQIYRRQPEGFTRSYTTLYGTEADKARDLHESFDRLRPQIDYRPDTLAWNLTPGQLCCVSQGLHTTVDYDALILCTGATDRLMPIEGWQLGGTYSLGGAQIALKAQAVSIGHRVVFMGSGPLLYLVASQYVKAGATVAAVLDTSPLGLRIKALPKLMARPGLLFTGMKLLAQLYRAKIPVHLGISPLQVLGEAVTGVSGVRVRTANGETLTVACDAVALGYHLRPETQLADLAGCRMRFDEASGQWWLEVDEEGRTSVSGVYAAGDGSKIRGADAAEHAGRLVALALLRDLQLPVDAAQVAEQRQALKVMDDFRLGLAQAFPWPAAQAKALPDEAIVCRCEMISAGELRRTVSEKGACEVNRAKAFSRVGMGRCQGRYCSQAGAEVIAAAAGVPVQEVGRQRGQAPVKPLSMLTREVAP from the coding sequence ATGGCCACTGCGCGGCTGAACACCCATCGAGTCGTCATCGTCGGCGCCGGACCGGCCGGCGTCCGGTGTGCCCAGACCTTGGTGGCGGCGGGCTTCAAACCGATCCTGATCGACGAAAATCGTCGCGATGGCGGGCAGATCTACCGGCGTCAACCTGAAGGGTTCACCCGCAGCTACACGACGTTGTACGGCACCGAGGCGGACAAGGCCCGGGACCTGCACGAAAGCTTCGACCGCCTGCGCCCGCAGATCGACTACCGTCCCGACACCCTGGCGTGGAACCTGACGCCCGGGCAGTTGTGCTGTGTCAGCCAGGGGCTGCACACAACGGTGGACTATGACGCGCTGATCCTTTGCACGGGTGCCACCGACCGCCTCATGCCCATCGAAGGTTGGCAGCTGGGCGGCACCTACAGCCTCGGCGGGGCGCAGATTGCACTCAAGGCCCAGGCGGTTTCCATCGGCCACCGCGTGGTGTTCATGGGCAGCGGGCCGTTGCTGTACCTCGTTGCCAGTCAATACGTCAAAGCCGGGGCCACTGTTGCCGCGGTGCTGGACACCTCGCCCCTGGGCTTGCGGATCAAAGCCTTGCCCAAACTCATGGCGCGCCCGGGATTGCTGTTTACCGGCATGAAGCTGCTGGCCCAGCTGTATCGGGCGAAGATCCCGGTGCACCTGGGCATTTCGCCGCTGCAAGTGCTCGGTGAGGCGGTCACCGGTGTCAGTGGCGTACGAGTACGCACCGCGAACGGGGAAACCTTGACGGTGGCGTGCGACGCGGTGGCGCTGGGTTATCACTTGCGGCCGGAAACCCAACTGGCTGACCTGGCAGGCTGTCGCATGCGTTTCGACGAGGCCTCAGGGCAATGGTGGTTGGAGGTGGACGAAGAGGGCCGGACCTCGGTCAGCGGTGTCTACGCCGCCGGCGATGGTTCGAAGATCCGTGGCGCCGATGCCGCCGAGCATGCCGGGCGCCTGGTTGCCCTGGCGTTGTTGCGCGATCTGCAACTGCCGGTGGACGCCGCACAGGTCGCCGAGCAGCGCCAGGCGCTCAAAGTCATGGATGACTTTCGCCTCGGCCTGGCCCAGGCATTTCCCTGGCCCGCCGCGCAAGCCAAGGCCTTGCCGGACGAGGCCATCGTCTGCCGTTGCGAAATGATCAGCGCCGGCGAGTTGCGTCGCACGGTCAGCGAAAAGGGCGCCTGTGAAGTCAATCGGGCCAAGGCTTTCAGCCGGGTCGGCATGGGCCGTTGCCAGGGGCGCTATTGCTCCCAGGCCGGTGCCGAAGTGATTGCCGCGGCAGCGGGTGTCCCTGTGCAGGAGGTGGGACGCCAGCGCGGTCAGGCACCGGTCAAACCGCTTTCGATGCTCACTCGGGAGGTGGCGCCATGA
- a CDS encoding NAD(P)/FAD-dependent oxidoreductase, translated as MTLNKADVVIVGGGLMGSAAAFFLRQRGQSVILLERDQIGQYASGVNFGNVRRQGRFLGQLELANRSWALWKRLPELIDDDLEFIASGHMRVCYREDEIPELEAYAAAPEAAQLDLQIYRGSELHARFPFLGKDVKGGSYAPHDGHANPRLAAPAFARAARRLGARIEERTEVAEVQKVGDGFSISTTDGRQFSAGQLLITAGAWGQKLSAQFGEPVPLETNGPQMAVTEPVPYALPTVIGVYTKIPEEVIYFRQIPRGNIVIGGGYRSKPDMLNRRAYVEPRSILNQLDQMRRLLPGVGNLNIIRVWSGIEGYLPDSLPVMGPSGNVDGLYYAFGFCGHGFQLGPGVGDVMAELISTGSTRTSIEPFSIRRFALSAEQRSKAS; from the coding sequence ATGACGCTGAATAAAGCCGACGTAGTAATTGTCGGGGGTGGCTTGATGGGCTCGGCGGCGGCGTTTTTTCTGCGGCAGCGCGGGCAGTCGGTGATCCTGCTGGAGCGTGACCAGATCGGTCAGTACGCCAGCGGCGTGAATTTCGGCAACGTGCGGCGCCAGGGGCGGTTCCTCGGGCAACTGGAACTGGCGAACCGTTCCTGGGCGCTGTGGAAACGCCTGCCGGAGCTGATCGACGACGATCTGGAGTTCATCGCCAGCGGGCATATGCGCGTGTGCTATCGCGAGGATGAAATCCCCGAGCTCGAAGCTTATGCGGCGGCACCGGAGGCGGCGCAGCTGGACTTGCAGATCTATCGCGGCAGCGAGCTGCATGCGCGTTTTCCGTTTCTCGGCAAGGACGTCAAGGGCGGCTCCTATGCACCCCACGACGGTCACGCCAACCCGCGCCTGGCGGCCCCGGCGTTTGCCCGGGCGGCCCGACGCCTCGGTGCGCGCATCGAGGAGCGGACTGAGGTGGCGGAGGTGCAGAAGGTCGGTGATGGATTCAGCATCAGCACCACCGACGGTCGCCAGTTCAGCGCCGGCCAACTGTTGATTACCGCAGGCGCCTGGGGCCAGAAGCTTTCGGCTCAGTTCGGCGAGCCGGTGCCCCTGGAGACCAACGGCCCACAAATGGCCGTCACCGAACCGGTGCCTTATGCCTTGCCGACGGTGATCGGGGTGTACACCAAGATTCCCGAGGAGGTGATCTATTTCCGCCAGATCCCCCGGGGCAATATCGTCATCGGCGGTGGCTATCGCAGCAAGCCGGACATGCTCAACCGCCGGGCCTATGTCGAGCCGCGCAGCATCCTCAATCAACTGGACCAGATGCGCCGGTTGCTGCCGGGTGTCGGCAATCTCAACATCATTCGCGTGTGGAGCGGCATCGAAGGCTACCTGCCCGATTCCCTGCCGGTAATGGGCCCCAGTGGCAACGTCGACGGTTTGTACTATGCCTTCGGTTTCTGTGGTCATGGCTTCCAGCTCGGCCCGGGCGTTGGCGATGTGATGGCTGAACTGATCAGCACCGGCAGCACTCGAACTTCCATCGAGCCGTTCTCCATCCGCCGGTTCGCCCTTTCCGCCGAGCAACGGAGCAAGGCCTCATGA
- the argE gene encoding acetylornithine deacetylase has protein sequence MKPRVLAIFERLLAFETVSSESNLALIEYVRELLLSKGIESLIVKDESGKKANLFASTGPRELPGILLSGHTDVVPAAGQAWTVPAFQATVRDGRVYGRGSCDMKGFIALAIDAMLDAADHPLNRPLQLALSHDEEIGCVGVRRLLDVLHLAPVRPFLCVIGEPTNMQFVLGHKGKGSYRTYCRGLEAHSSLAPRSVNAIHVACDFIAALRQSQQQLQAQGAQDADYDVPYSTVHVGQIVGGKALNIVPNLCTLDFEVRNLPADNLDLFLEQLREQAEAIVREAKKLSSVADIEIETLNVYPGLDTHPSVEAVRFLKNFAAPDTGTAKVSFGTEGGLFKQRLDVPVVVCGPGSIEQAHKPDEFIEISQMEAGERFLDGLLGSLKI, from the coding sequence ATGAAACCCCGCGTGCTAGCCATTTTCGAACGCCTGCTGGCGTTTGAAACGGTCTCCTCAGAATCGAACCTGGCCCTGATCGAATACGTGCGCGAGCTGTTGCTGAGCAAGGGCATCGAGTCGCTGATCGTCAAGGATGAAAGCGGCAAGAAGGCCAACCTGTTCGCCAGCACCGGCCCGCGTGAATTGCCTGGGATCCTGCTGTCCGGGCACACCGACGTGGTGCCCGCGGCGGGGCAGGCCTGGACCGTCCCGGCGTTCCAGGCGACCGTGCGGGACGGGCGGGTCTATGGGCGTGGCAGTTGCGACATGAAGGGTTTCATCGCACTGGCCATCGACGCCATGCTCGATGCCGCCGACCATCCCTTGAACCGGCCACTGCAACTGGCGCTCTCCCACGACGAGGAGATCGGTTGCGTCGGTGTGCGTCGCTTGCTCGACGTGCTGCACCTGGCGCCGGTGCGGCCGTTTCTGTGCGTGATCGGCGAGCCGACCAACATGCAGTTCGTGCTTGGCCACAAGGGCAAGGGGTCCTATCGCACTTACTGTCGTGGCCTGGAGGCGCATTCGTCATTGGCGCCGCGCTCGGTCAATGCGATTCACGTGGCCTGCGATTTCATCGCCGCGCTGCGCCAGAGCCAACAGCAATTGCAGGCGCAGGGCGCCCAGGACGCGGATTACGACGTGCCCTACAGCACCGTGCATGTCGGGCAGATCGTCGGCGGCAAGGCACTGAACATCGTGCCGAACCTGTGCACCCTGGATTTCGAAGTGCGCAACTTGCCGGCCGATAACCTGGACTTGTTCCTGGAACAACTGCGTGAGCAGGCCGAAGCGATCGTGCGTGAAGCCAAGAAACTCTCCAGCGTCGCGGACATCGAGATCGAAACCCTGAACGTCTACCCGGGTCTCGACACCCATCCGAGCGTCGAGGCGGTGCGCTTCCTGAAAAACTTCGCCGCCCCCGACACCGGCACTGCCAAGGTCTCTTTCGGCACCGAAGGCGGCCTGTTCAAGCAGCGCCTGGATGTGCCCGTGGTGGTCTGCGGACCGGGCTCCATCGAACAGGCGCACAAGCCTGACGAGTTCATCGAAATCAGCCAGATGGAGGCGGGGGAGCGGTTTTTGGACGGGTTGCTGGGTTCCTTGAAAATCTAA
- a CDS encoding NAD-dependent succinate-semialdehyde dehydrogenase: protein MLKNQLKDPSLLAELAYVDGQWIGADNAATLDVIDPATGEVLARVPAMQGVETRRAIEAAERAWPAWRARPAAERAVLLERWYQAMIDNLDDLALIMTREQGKPLSEAKGEIRYGAGFAKWFAEEARRVYGETIPAPSGDRRLLTLKQPVGVCAAITPWNFPNAMITRKCAPALAAGCPVIVKPSDLTPLSALALAVLAERVGIPAGVFNVVTGLPAGIGEELTGNPTVRKISFTGSTAVGRLLMRQSAEHIKRLSLELGGNAPFIVFDDADLEQAVAGIMLSKFRNAGQTCVCANRILVQDGIYERFAARLVEEVGKLKVGNGLEADVTIGPLINPAAVSKVARHIDDALSQGARLLCGGVPEGDSQFVQPTVLGEAHAGMLLANEETFGPVAPLMRFTTEEQALALANATPYGLGAYYFTQDLRRSWRFGEALEFGMVGLNTGLISMEVAPFGGIKQSGLGREGSKYGLDEYLEVKAFHIGGL from the coding sequence ATGCTCAAGAATCAATTGAAAGACCCCAGCCTGTTGGCAGAACTCGCTTACGTCGACGGTCAGTGGATCGGCGCCGACAATGCGGCCACCCTGGATGTCATCGACCCGGCGACCGGTGAAGTGCTGGCCCGGGTACCGGCCATGCAAGGCGTGGAAACCCGCCGCGCCATCGAGGCCGCCGAGCGTGCCTGGCCGGCCTGGCGCGCGCGTCCGGCGGCTGAGCGTGCGGTGCTGCTGGAGCGTTGGTACCAGGCCATGATCGACAACCTCGACGACCTGGCGCTGATCATGACTCGGGAACAGGGCAAGCCGCTGAGCGAAGCCAAAGGCGAGATCCGCTATGGAGCCGGCTTCGCCAAATGGTTTGCCGAAGAAGCCCGCCGGGTTTATGGCGAAACCATTCCGGCGCCCAGTGGTGACCGTCGCTTGCTCACGCTCAAGCAACCGGTGGGCGTCTGCGCCGCGATCACCCCGTGGAATTTCCCCAATGCAATGATCACTCGCAAATGCGCACCCGCCCTGGCGGCGGGTTGCCCGGTCATTGTCAAACCCTCCGACCTGACGCCTTTGTCAGCCTTGGCCTTGGCCGTTCTGGCTGAGCGGGTCGGGATTCCGGCCGGGGTGTTCAACGTTGTCACCGGCCTGCCGGCCGGCATCGGCGAAGAACTGACCGGCAACCCGACGGTGCGCAAGATTTCCTTTACCGGTTCCACCGCAGTCGGGCGGCTGCTGATGCGCCAGAGCGCCGAACACATCAAGCGCCTGAGCCTGGAACTGGGCGGCAACGCACCGTTCATCGTGTTCGACGACGCTGACCTGGAGCAGGCGGTGGCCGGAATCATGCTCAGCAAGTTCCGCAACGCCGGCCAGACCTGCGTCTGCGCCAACCGCATCCTGGTGCAGGACGGCATCTACGAGCGCTTCGCCGCGCGGCTGGTGGAAGAGGTGGGCAAGCTCAAGGTCGGCAATGGCCTGGAGGCTGACGTGACGATCGGCCCGCTGATCAACCCGGCCGCCGTCAGCAAAGTCGCCCGGCACATCGACGATGCGTTGAGCCAGGGCGCGCGCCTGCTCTGTGGCGGTGTTCCCGAGGGCGACAGCCAGTTCGTCCAGCCCACGGTGCTGGGTGAGGCCCACGCCGGGATGTTGCTGGCCAACGAAGAAACCTTCGGCCCGGTCGCGCCGCTGATGCGCTTTACTACCGAGGAGCAGGCCCTGGCCCTGGCCAATGCCACGCCGTATGGCCTGGGCGCTTACTACTTCACCCAGGACCTGCGTCGTTCATGGCGCTTCGGCGAGGCGCTGGAGTTCGGCATGGTCGGGCTCAACACCGGGCTGATCTCCATGGAAGTCGCCCCGTTCGGCGGTATCAAACAGTCGGGCCTGGGACGCGAGGGCAGCAAATATGGCCTGGACGAGTACCTTGAAGTCAAAGCCTTCCATATCGGTGGGCTGTGA
- a CDS encoding tartrate dehydrogenase, which produces MSKPFRIAAIAGDGIGKEVLPEGLRVLEQAAKKWQLSLDIEVLDWAHCDYYLEHGQMMPADWFEQLKGFDAIYFGAVGWPDKVPDHISLWGSLLKFRRDFDQYVNIRPVRLFPGVPCPLAGREAGDIDFVVIRENTEGEYSSVGGKMFEGTEHEFVLQESVFTRRGVDRILKFAFDLAQTRPRKRLTAATKSNGISISMPYWDERTALMAAQYPDVQWDKQHIDILCARFVLQPDRFDVVVASNLFGDILSDLGPACAGTIGIAPSANLDPLRRFPSLFEPVHGSAPDIYGQNIANPIAMIWSGALMLDFLGNGDERYRAAHDGILKAIERVIAQGPITPDLGGQGSTQDVGRAIADAL; this is translated from the coding sequence ATGAGCAAACCATTTCGCATCGCCGCCATCGCCGGCGACGGTATCGGCAAGGAAGTCCTGCCGGAAGGGCTGCGAGTCCTGGAGCAGGCCGCGAAAAAGTGGCAGTTGTCGCTGGACATCGAAGTGCTCGATTGGGCCCACTGCGATTACTACCTGGAGCACGGGCAAATGATGCCCGCCGACTGGTTCGAACAGCTCAAGGGCTTCGACGCGATCTACTTCGGTGCCGTGGGCTGGCCGGACAAGGTGCCGGATCACATCTCCCTGTGGGGCTCGTTGCTCAAGTTTCGTCGTGACTTCGACCAATACGTGAACATTCGTCCGGTGCGCCTGTTCCCGGGTGTGCCGTGTCCGTTGGCCGGGCGCGAAGCGGGGGACATCGACTTCGTGGTGATCCGTGAGAACACCGAGGGCGAATATTCGTCGGTCGGCGGCAAGATGTTCGAAGGCACCGAACATGAGTTCGTGCTGCAGGAGTCGGTGTTCACCCGGCGCGGGGTCGACCGGATCCTCAAGTTCGCCTTCGACCTGGCCCAGACTCGACCGCGCAAACGCCTGACGGCGGCGACCAAGTCCAACGGCATCTCCATCAGCATGCCGTATTGGGACGAGCGCACGGCGTTGATGGCCGCGCAGTACCCGGATGTGCAGTGGGACAAGCAACACATCGACATCCTCTGCGCGCGCTTCGTGTTGCAGCCGGATCGTTTCGATGTGGTGGTGGCGTCGAACCTGTTCGGCGACATCCTCTCCGACCTGGGCCCGGCCTGCGCCGGCACCATCGGCATCGCCCCATCGGCCAACCTCGATCCGTTGCGGCGCTTCCCGTCGCTGTTCGAACCGGTGCATGGTTCGGCCCCGGATATCTATGGGCAGAACATCGCCAACCCGATCGCGATGATCTGGTCCGGTGCGTTGATGCTGGACTTTCTGGGTAACGGCGATGAGCGTTATCGCGCGGCCCATGACGGGATTCTCAAGGCCATCGAGCGGGTGATTGCCCAAGGGCCTATCACCCCCGACCTGGGTGGGCAGGGCTCGACCCAGGATGTTGGCCGGGCCATCGCCGACGCGCTCTGA
- a CDS encoding cupin domain-containing protein: MLEPTPVLLAHADGGLASTPFTPGSLAAKDPFDRLIAYAGADGMAAGVVRASGRFSVDEYPFSETIVVHAGAVTLRSQGQTLQLTPGESTVIGRGTALKVEAQPGSLWAFCADTQLVEEPHPGLTALPAHTLLSPSAPPDDEILLSPPPQCRSHNLFVEEASNLRIGIWDSTPYTRRSRPHKLHELMHLLEGSVTLQAADGSNLTVNTGDTVFVPLNAPCAWKSSVYVRKVYVVK, translated from the coding sequence ATGCTCGAACCCACCCCAGTGCTGTTGGCACACGCCGATGGCGGCCTAGCTTCAACCCCATTCACGCCGGGCTCACTGGCAGCCAAGGATCCATTCGACCGACTCATTGCCTATGCCGGGGCGGATGGCATGGCGGCCGGCGTGGTCCGCGCGAGTGGACGGTTCAGCGTCGATGAATATCCCTTCAGTGAGACGATCGTGGTGCATGCCGGCGCGGTAACCCTGCGCAGTCAGGGGCAGACGCTGCAGCTCACGCCGGGTGAAAGCACGGTGATCGGTCGAGGGACGGCGCTTAAGGTCGAAGCGCAGCCCGGGTCGCTCTGGGCCTTCTGCGCCGACACCCAACTGGTCGAAGAACCTCATCCCGGGCTCACGGCGCTCCCCGCCCACACCCTGCTCTCACCCTCTGCGCCACCCGACGACGAGATCCTGCTGAGCCCGCCACCGCAATGTCGTTCCCACAATCTGTTTGTCGAAGAGGCTAGCAACCTGCGCATCGGCATCTGGGACTCGACGCCCTACACCCGCCGGTCACGACCGCACAAACTGCACGAATTGATGCACCTGCTCGAAGGCAGCGTCACCCTGCAAGCCGCCGATGGCAGCAACCTGACGGTCAACACTGGCGATACGGTGTTCGTGCCCCTGAATGCGCCGTGTGCCTGGAAGAGCAGCGTCTATGTACGCAAGGTCTACGTCGTCAAATAA
- a CDS encoding GNAT family N-acetyltransferase: MSISQRPTYFYRAMTATDVPAAHALSVQLKWPHRLEDWAMLQRVAQGFVVEDQGRLIGTAFTCAQGNYATIGLVIVDDKYQGQGIGRKLMELAIEACGSRTAILNATLAGAPLYASQGFVDFGHIQQHQGHAQVPAPQELAAGESCRVLGEADRAELIELANAGSGLERTVVLNDLFDVVEHSVGIERDGHLCAFALLRPFGRGRCIGPVIAQNLEQARHLIAVLLAEVPDAFVRIDIPSNSGLAPWLEEVGLKQVDTVAQMARGTPPQATGAVRQFAPVTQAIG, translated from the coding sequence ATGTCCATTTCGCAACGCCCTACTTACTTCTATCGCGCCATGACCGCCACCGACGTGCCTGCGGCCCATGCCTTGTCCGTGCAGTTGAAATGGCCCCATCGCCTGGAAGACTGGGCGATGTTGCAGCGCGTCGCCCAGGGGTTTGTCGTGGAAGACCAGGGCCGTTTGATCGGAACGGCGTTCACCTGCGCCCAGGGGAACTACGCCACCATTGGCCTGGTGATCGTCGACGACAAGTACCAGGGCCAGGGCATCGGTCGCAAACTGATGGAACTGGCCATCGAGGCCTGCGGATCGCGCACCGCCATTCTCAACGCGACGCTGGCCGGTGCCCCGCTGTATGCCAGCCAGGGATTCGTCGATTTTGGGCATATCCAGCAGCATCAAGGGCACGCGCAAGTGCCGGCCCCGCAGGAACTGGCCGCCGGCGAAAGCTGCCGCGTGCTGGGCGAAGCCGACCGCGCCGAGTTGATCGAACTGGCCAATGCCGGGAGCGGGCTGGAGCGCACTGTCGTACTCAATGACCTGTTCGACGTCGTTGAACATTCAGTGGGTATCGAGCGCGACGGTCACCTGTGCGCCTTCGCCCTGCTGCGCCCCTTCGGCCGTGGCCGCTGCATTGGCCCGGTCATCGCCCAGAACCTGGAACAGGCCCGACACCTGATCGCCGTGCTGCTGGCCGAAGTGCCGGACGCATTCGTTCGCATCGACATCCCCTCGAACAGTGGCCTGGCCCCTTGGCTGGAAGAGGTCGGGCTCAAGCAGGTCGACACCGTCGCCCAAATGGCACGGGGCACGCCGCCGCAGGCTACCGGCGCGGTTCGGCAATTTGCGCCGGTGACCCAGGCCATTGGCTGA
- a CDS encoding 2-hydroxyacid dehydrogenase encodes MALLYKADPVRGEHWRRLFAEHAPDIEWRAWPDIGDPRDIQYLAAWQAPDELETLLPNLQVLFALSAGVDQLDLGRLPTTLPVVRLLDPGISQGMCEYASFAVLSLHRDMLRYRQQQAERCWQAHRLVPAHQRRVGVMGLGLQARQILATLKTFGFALSGWARSEHRLDGVACFAGDEQLPAFLGQCDIVLCVLPLTEQTRGILDRQLFQQLPKGAALVNMGRGGHLVEADLLEALADGQLSAAVLDVLEQEPAAPEHPFWHHPQILLTPHIAAMTQPESAFGVLLENIRRHQRGESMLGLVDRERSY; translated from the coding sequence ATGGCCCTGCTCTATAAAGCTGACCCGGTACGCGGCGAACACTGGCGGCGCCTGTTCGCCGAACACGCGCCGGACATCGAATGGCGTGCCTGGCCAGACATTGGCGACCCGCGGGATATCCAGTACCTGGCAGCCTGGCAGGCCCCGGACGAGCTCGAAACGCTGTTGCCGAATCTGCAGGTGCTGTTCGCCCTGTCAGCCGGTGTCGATCAGCTCGACCTCGGTCGCTTGCCAACAACGCTGCCGGTGGTGCGCCTGCTCGACCCGGGCATCAGCCAGGGCATGTGCGAGTACGCCAGTTTCGCCGTGCTCAGCCTGCACCGGGACATGTTGCGCTATCGCCAGCAACAGGCCGAACGCTGCTGGCAGGCACATCGCCTGGTGCCCGCGCACCAGCGCCGGGTGGGCGTCATGGGCCTGGGTTTGCAGGCGCGGCAGATACTCGCCACCTTGAAGACCTTTGGCTTTGCCTTGTCGGGTTGGGCCCGCAGCGAGCATCGCCTCGATGGGGTCGCGTGCTTTGCCGGCGACGAGCAATTGCCGGCCTTTCTCGGCCAGTGCGACATTGTCCTGTGCGTCCTGCCGTTGACCGAGCAGACCCGAGGGATCCTCGACCGCCAGCTATTCCAGCAACTGCCCAAGGGTGCGGCGCTGGTCAACATGGGCCGGGGTGGGCATCTGGTGGAAGCGGATCTGCTTGAAGCACTCGCCGACGGCCAACTCAGCGCCGCAGTGCTCGACGTGCTGGAACAGGAACCGGCAGCGCCGGAGCATCCTTTCTGGCATCACCCGCAGATACTGCTGACCCCGCATATCGCAGCGATGACCCAACCCGAGAGTGCATTTGGCGTGTTGCTGGAGAATATTCGCCGGCATCAACGAGGCGAATCGATGCTTGGGTTGGTTGACCGTGAGCGCAGCTATTGA
- the gabT gene encoding 4-aminobutyrate--2-oxoglutarate transaminase — translation MNSKVEETPSLLRQRDRFVPRGLVTAHPLVIDRAQGSELWDVDGKRYLDFVGGIGVLNIGHNHPKVVAAVQAQLQKVSHACFQVVAYKPYLDLAQRLCEMIGGQEHYKAAFFTSGAEAVENAVKIARAHTNRSAVIAFRGGFHGRTLLGTTLTGMSQPYKQNFGPFAPEVFHTPYPNAYRGVTSAMALQALDELLATQVAPERVAAIIIEPVQGDGGFLAAPAEFLQGLRALTQKHGIVLILDEIQTGFGRTGKWFGFQHAGIQPDLVTVAKSLAGGLPLSGVVGKAEIMDAPLPGGLGGTYGGNALSCAAALAVIEAYEQEQLLARGEVLGERLRQGLLRLQARYPQIGDVRGSGFMLAIELVKHDEARTPDADLNQRLIDEARAGGLLVIKCGVYRNVLRFLAPLVTSEAQIDEALQILDAALARVVG, via the coding sequence ATGAACAGTAAAGTCGAAGAAACTCCAAGTCTGCTCCGTCAGCGTGATCGATTCGTGCCACGTGGCCTGGTCACCGCTCACCCGTTGGTCATCGACAGGGCCCAGGGCTCGGAGTTGTGGGATGTGGACGGCAAGCGCTACCTGGACTTCGTCGGCGGCATCGGTGTGTTGAACATCGGCCACAATCATCCCAAGGTCGTCGCTGCGGTGCAGGCCCAGTTGCAGAAAGTCTCCCATGCCTGCTTCCAGGTGGTGGCCTACAAGCCTTACCTGGACTTGGCCCAGCGCCTGTGCGAGATGATCGGCGGCCAGGAGCACTACAAAGCAGCCTTTTTCACCTCCGGCGCCGAGGCGGTGGAAAATGCCGTGAAGATCGCCCGTGCCCACACCAACCGCTCGGCGGTGATCGCCTTTCGCGGTGGCTTCCATGGCCGGACCTTGCTCGGCACCACGCTGACCGGCATGAGCCAACCGTATAAACAGAATTTCGGTCCGTTCGCGCCGGAGGTCTTCCACACCCCGTACCCGAATGCCTATCGCGGTGTCACCAGCGCGATGGCGTTGCAGGCGCTGGACGAGCTGTTGGCCACCCAAGTGGCGCCCGAGCGGGTCGCGGCGATCATCATCGAGCCGGTGCAGGGCGATGGCGGTTTCCTGGCAGCACCCGCCGAATTTTTGCAGGGCCTGCGCGCATTGACGCAAAAGCATGGCATTGTGTTGATTCTCGATGAAATCCAGACCGGTTTCGGCCGCACCGGCAAATGGTTCGGTTTCCAGCACGCGGGCATTCAGCCGGACCTGGTCACGGTCGCCAAGAGCCTGGCCGGTGGCTTGCCGCTGTCGGGTGTGGTCGGCAAGGCCGAGATCATGGACGCACCGCTGCCCGGTGGCCTGGGCGGCACCTACGGTGGTAACGCGCTGTCGTGCGCGGCGGCGTTGGCGGTGATCGAGGCATACGAGCAAGAGCAACTGCTGGCCCGTGGCGAAGTTCTGGGTGAGCGTCTGCGCCAGGGCCTGTTGCGCCTGCAAGCGCGCTACCCGCAGATTGGCGATGTGCGCGGCAGCGGTTTCATGTTGGCGATCGAATTGGTCAAGCATGACGAGGCACGCACCCCGGACGCCGACCTGAACCAACGCCTGATCGACGAAGCCCGCGCCGGTGGCTTGCTGGTCATCAAGTGCGGGGTGTACCGCAACGTCTTGCGCTTCCTGGCACCGTTGGTCACCAGCGAAGCACAGATCGACGAAGCGTTGCAGATTCTCGACGCCGCACTGGCCCGGGTCGTGGGCTGA
- a CDS encoding 2-haloalkanoic acid dehalogenase, whose product MRLTEYRALLIDCDEVLVDRDAGVWTALQPLLENHVDSPDKTRVLAEFDEVLRALYPRFGELGFSGLLCFAHRQLAERWKLKVSWEEGMSFARSAAGWTLFEDAPGAMLYLRKFYRLLVQGDRDAEDRGALCERLGIEPDDFISLASDPLQDRDWLLANDLDAEAILQITRPGARPREVGAVCLICRSSENPSTPCAADYCINSMADLVAQHQLSLRR is encoded by the coding sequence ATGAGGCTGACTGAATATCGAGCGTTGTTGATCGACTGCGATGAGGTTCTGGTGGATCGCGACGCTGGCGTCTGGACGGCCTTGCAGCCGCTATTGGAAAACCATGTCGACTCACCGGACAAGACCCGGGTTCTGGCCGAGTTCGACGAGGTGCTGCGGGCCCTGTATCCGCGCTTCGGCGAGCTGGGCTTCAGTGGGTTGCTGTGTTTCGCTCACCGCCAGTTGGCTGAACGCTGGAAGCTCAAGGTCAGTTGGGAGGAGGGCATGAGCTTTGCTCGTTCGGCCGCCGGCTGGACGCTGTTCGAGGATGCGCCAGGGGCGATGCTCTACCTGCGCAAGTTCTATCGCCTGCTGGTGCAGGGGGATCGTGATGCCGAGGACCGGGGTGCCCTGTGCGAGCGCCTGGGCATCGAGCCGGATGATTTCATTTCCCTGGCGAGCGACCCGTTGCAGGATCGCGATTGGTTGCTGGCCAACGATCTGGATGCCGAAGCTATCCTACAGATAACCCGTCCTGGCGCCCGTCCACGGGAGGTCGGGGCGGTTTGCCTGATCTGCCGAAGCAGCGAAAACCCGTCCACGCCCTGTGCGGCGGACTATTGCATCAACAGCATGGCTGATCTGGTGGCTCAGCATCAGCTGTCCTTACGACGCTGA